A section of the Streptomyces sp. Je 1-369 genome encodes:
- the rox gene encoding rifampin monooxygenase, with amino-acid sequence MADVIIAGGGPTGLMLATELRLQGVDVLILEKETEPTKQSRAQGLHVRSIEVMDQRGLLERFTERGRQITAGGFFAGLGKAWPERMDTAHSYVLAIPQQVTERLLAEHAAELGVEVRRGCEVVGLDQDDDGVTVELADGTRLRSRYAVGCDGGRSAVRKLLGVDFPGEPSKVETLLGEMEMTVSPEELAQVVAEVRKTHLRFGAMPLGDGAYRVIVPADGVAEDRTAPPTLEDFQKQLRAFAGTDFGVHSPRWLSRFGDATRLAERYRVGRVLLAGDAAHIHPPTGGQGLNLGVQDAFNLGWKLAAEVNGWAPEGLLDTYEAERHAVAAEVLDNTRAQMQLMSVEPGAQAVRRLLAELIDYEQVNRHLIEKITGIGIRYDFDLDFGATADGHELLGRRLRDVGLKRGRLFELMHGGRGLLLDRTGSLSAGGWEGRVDQVTDVSEELDVPAVLLRPDGYVVWAGDEQGALDGALRRWFGDATG; translated from the coding sequence ATGGCTGACGTAATCATCGCCGGCGGCGGTCCGACCGGCCTCATGCTGGCCACGGAGCTGCGCCTCCAGGGCGTGGACGTCCTCATCCTTGAGAAGGAGACGGAGCCGACCAAGCAGTCCCGCGCGCAGGGCCTGCACGTGCGCAGCATCGAGGTCATGGACCAGCGCGGCCTGCTGGAGCGCTTCACGGAGCGGGGTCGGCAGATCACGGCGGGGGGCTTCTTCGCGGGCCTGGGCAAGGCCTGGCCCGAGCGCATGGACACCGCGCACTCCTACGTACTCGCCATTCCGCAGCAGGTCACCGAGCGCCTGCTGGCCGAGCACGCCGCCGAACTCGGCGTCGAGGTCCGGCGCGGCTGCGAGGTCGTCGGCCTCGACCAGGACGACGACGGGGTGACCGTCGAGCTGGCCGACGGCACGCGGCTGCGCTCGCGCTACGCCGTCGGCTGCGACGGCGGCCGCAGCGCCGTGCGCAAGCTGCTCGGCGTCGACTTCCCGGGGGAGCCCAGCAAGGTCGAGACGCTGCTGGGCGAGATGGAGATGACCGTGTCGCCGGAGGAGCTGGCGCAGGTCGTCGCCGAGGTCCGCAAGACGCATCTGCGGTTCGGCGCGATGCCGCTCGGCGACGGGGCGTACCGCGTGATCGTGCCCGCCGACGGGGTGGCGGAGGACCGGACGGCCCCGCCGACCCTGGAGGACTTCCAGAAGCAGCTGCGGGCGTTCGCGGGCACGGACTTCGGCGTGCACTCGCCGCGCTGGCTGTCCCGTTTCGGCGACGCCACGCGGCTCGCCGAGCGCTACCGGGTGGGCCGGGTGCTGCTGGCGGGCGACGCGGCGCACATCCACCCGCCGACCGGCGGGCAGGGTCTCAACCTCGGCGTCCAGGACGCGTTCAACCTGGGCTGGAAGCTGGCGGCCGAGGTGAACGGGTGGGCGCCGGAAGGCCTCCTCGACACGTACGAGGCGGAGCGGCACGCGGTAGCCGCCGAGGTGCTGGACAACACGCGCGCGCAGATGCAGCTGATGTCGGTCGAGCCGGGGGCGCAGGCGGTGCGCAGGCTGCTCGCGGAGCTGATCGACTACGAGCAGGTGAACCGGCACCTGATCGAGAAGATCACGGGAATCGGCATCCGCTACGACTTCGACCTCGACTTCGGCGCCACCGCGGACGGCCACGAGCTGCTCGGCCGCCGCCTGCGGGACGTGGGCCTGAAGCGGGGCCGCCTCTTCGAGCTGATGCACGGCGGCCGCGGCCTGCTGCTCGACCGGACGGGCAGCCTCTCGGCCGGGGGCTGGGAGGGCCGGGTCGACCAGGTGACCGACGTCAGCGAGGAGCTGGACGTACCGGCGGTGCTGCTGCGTCCGGACGGGTACGTGGTGTGGGCCGGTGACGAGCAGGGGGCGCTGGACGGGGCACTGCGCAGGTGGTTCGGCGACGCGACCGGGTGA